The nucleotide sequence CGCTGTTCTCGCGGTTGTTCGACTCGGAGCCGGCAGCGGTCTCCACGGGGCGCTCGACGACGGCCTCAGCCGTCTCGGGCGCCTTGTTCGTTGCATCGCTCACAGGTTCAACCCACCTTCCCGGGCGCCCTCGGCGATTGCCGCGACGCGACCGGCGTACTTGTTGCCACCGCGGTCGAAGACGACCGCGTCGATTCCGGCGGCCTTCGCGCGCTCGGCGACGAGCTCGCCGACCTTGCGGGCCTTGGCCGTCTTGTCACCGTCGAAGGTGCGGAGGTCGGCCTCGAGGGTCGACGCACTGGCAACGGTGTGGCCCTTGCTGTCGTCGACGACCTGCACGAACACGTGGCGGGCCGAACGGTTGACGACGAGACGGGGGCGCTCTTCGGTGCCCACGATCTTCTTGCGCAGGCGAGTGTGACGGCGGCTGGTAGCGGCCGACTTGCTCTTACCTCTGGTTCCGAGACCCATGATTACTTACCTGACTTTCCGGCCTTGCGACGAACGACCTCGCCGGCGTAGCGGACGCCCTTGCCCTTGTAGGGCTCGGGCTTGCGCAGCTTGCGGATGTTCGCGGCGACCTCGCCCACGGCCTGCTTGTCGATGCCGGAGACGGTGAGCTTGTTGTTGCCCTCGACCGTGAAGCTGATGCCCTGGGGCGGCTCGACGGTGATCGGGTGCGAGTAGCCGAGGGCGAACTCGACGTTCTGGCCCTTGGCCTGCACGCGGTAACCGGTGCCGACGATCTCGAGGCCCTTGGAATAGCCCTCGGTGACGCCGATGATCTGATTCGCGATCAGGGTGCGGGTGAGGCCGTGCAGCGAACGCGACTCGCGCTCGTCGTCGGGACGGGTCACCAGCACGGTACCCTCCTCGACCTTGGCCTCGATGGGGCTGGCGATGACGAGCGAGAGCTCACCCTTCGGGCCCTTGACAGAGACGGCCTGGCCGTCGATCTTCACGTCGACCCCGGCAGGGATCGAGATGGGAAGTCGTCCGATTCGTGACATTGCGGGTCACCACACGTAGGCGAGGACTTCCCCACCCACGCCCTTCTGCTCGGCCTCGCGGTCGGTGAGAAGACCGGAGGAAGTCGAAAGGATGGCCACGCCGAGCCCGCCGAGGACCTGAGGGATCTCGGTCGACTTCGCGTAGACGCGGAGGCCGGGCTTCGACACGCGCTTGATGCCCACGAAGGAGCGCTCACGTGCGGGGCCGTACTTGAGGTCGATGGTCAGGGTCTGGCCCACGCGGGCGTCCTCGACCTTCCAGGCCTCGATGAAACCCTCGCGCTTGAGGATCTCGGCGATGTGTGACTTGAGCTTCGAGCTCGGCAGCGACACGGTGTCGTGGTATGCCGAGTTCGCGTTGCGCAGTCTGGTCAGCAGGTCTGCGACCGGATCTGTCATCGTCATGCGATTGGTTCTCTTTCTCGTGCGGTTTCGACTTCCGGTCCACCGGGAGCCGACCTACTCGATCGGCGGCTCGGAGCGGTTCTCCGGGCACTCATGGTTCGGCCGGGCACCCCGCGAGGCGGAGTACCCGACCGGACGATCTTAGTTGGCCAGTTCGGCCGTGCGGAACGGGAAGCCGAGAGCCTTGAGCAGAGCCCGGCCCTCGTCGTCGTTCTTCGCGGTGGTCACGACGGTGATGTCGAAGCCACGGACACGGTCGATGCGGTCCTGGTCGATCTCGTGGAACATGCTCTGCTCGTTGAGACCGAACGTGTAGTTGCCGTTGCCGTCGAACTGGCGGTCGCTGAGGCCGCGGAAGTCGCGGATTCGC is from Frondihabitans australicus and encodes:
- the rplR gene encoding 50S ribosomal protein L18 — translated: MGLGTRGKSKSAATSRRHTRLRKKIVGTEERPRLVVNRSARHVFVQVVDDSKGHTVASASTLEADLRTFDGDKTAKARKVGELVAERAKAAGIDAVVFDRGGNKYAGRVAAIAEGAREGGLNL
- the rplF gene encoding 50S ribosomal protein L6, which produces MSRIGRLPISIPAGVDVKIDGQAVSVKGPKGELSLVIASPIEAKVEEGTVLVTRPDDERESRSLHGLTRTLIANQIIGVTEGYSKGLEIVGTGYRVQAKGQNVEFALGYSHPITVEPPQGISFTVEGNNKLTVSGIDKQAVGEVAANIRKLRKPEPYKGKGVRYAGEVVRRKAGKSGK
- the rpsH gene encoding 30S ribosomal protein S8; translation: MTMTDPVADLLTRLRNANSAYHDTVSLPSSKLKSHIAEILKREGFIEAWKVEDARVGQTLTIDLKYGPARERSFVGIKRVSKPGLRVYAKSTEIPQVLGGLGVAILSTSSGLLTDREAEQKGVGGEVLAYVW